The genomic stretch CCGCAATCGTTAATTTGCCTCGGCGTACAGTGCCAGGAGTAATAAAATCTCCCGTACCCGGTGCATCTGCACTATTCACAAGAATGTTCCTCTGCTTTGCTTCCGCAATGACTTGTGCGTTTACTGCCGGGCTGCTCGTAGCCGCATATACAAGAAAAGCCCCTTCCAGGTCTCCCTGGAGATAGGGCTTCTTACGCCATTCGGCTTCACCCCGGTCAACCATGTGAAGAATTTGATCCGTCACTTCGGGGCTAATAATAGTGAGCAGTGCTCCTGAACCTGCAAGAGCCTCTATCTTTCGCTCCGCTACCTTACCTCCGCCGATAACAATGCATCTGCGCCCTGAGCAGTTCAACATAACTGGTACATAGTGATTCTCCATGTGCTTATGCCTCACTCTCCCGTCCAGCGATGAAACATAGACCAAGCGTTACTCATAAAACTGATAATAACAAAAGCATATCCAAGCAAAATCCATCTTGCCATTACATACTGGGGTGCATCAATATATCGTTTGGATACAAAATAACCAACATAGATACATAGTGCAATAATA from Paenibacillus polygoni encodes the following:
- a CDS encoding precorrin-2 dehydrogenase/sirohydrochlorin ferrochelatase family protein, whose translation is MENHYVPVMLNCSGRRCIVIGGGKVAERKIEALAGSGALLTIISPEVTDQILHMVDRGEAEWRKKPYLQGDLEGAFLVYAATSSPAVNAQVIAEAKQRNILVNSADAPGTGDFITPGTVRRGKLTIAVSASGASPGLAKQIIEQLRTDYGDEYQIYLDFLQQFREVIQFEVEDRRDRKRLLDRVLEMDILVQIREKRYRPWSQEEMVKWITVNREE